The Urbifossiella limnaea genome has a window encoding:
- the rho gene encoding transcription termination factor Rho has translation MPDAKGVDGAPLPRPSSLRAAAARRPVARKPGEAAPAAAPTSAAAAPPSFTPPAPVERPTPAERPALPDRPIAPPRPGVGSRLEDLYRMPMPQLFKLAEKEGIHEHNGMSRGQLILGVVRKQIERGDKVIGSGTLEVLPDGYGFLRSQAHNYLASPEDIYVSPSQIRRMSLRTGLVVEGPIRLPIENQDNFAIMQIEVVNGRPSDEATSVTNFEDLTPLHPNARLHLEGAPDDLSMRIVDIVTPIGKGQRGLIVAPPRTGKTVLLSKMANAIMKNHPEAYVFVLLVDERPEEVTEMQRLVQGTNAEVVASTFDEPPEEHIHVSEIVLEKAKRMVELKRDVVILLDSITRLARAHNTEAPGGGKLLSGGLDSNAMQKPKRFFGAARNVEEGGSLTILATALVDTGSRMDEVIFEEFKGTGNSELHLDRRLVEKRVYPAIDVNRSGTRKEELLMHPEEHDRVRILRRVLADMHPVEAMELIVNRAKKSKSNAEFLLSMNLG, from the coding sequence ATGCCCGACGCCAAGGGCGTCGATGGGGCGCCGCTCCCGCGGCCCTCCTCCCTGCGTGCGGCCGCCGCCCGGCGGCCCGTCGCCCGGAAGCCCGGCGAGGCGGCCCCCGCGGCCGCCCCCACATCCGCCGCCGCGGCCCCCCCGTCCTTCACGCCCCCGGCCCCGGTCGAGCGGCCGACCCCGGCCGAGCGGCCGGCGCTGCCGGACCGGCCGATCGCCCCGCCCCGCCCCGGCGTCGGCTCCCGCCTCGAAGACCTGTACCGGATGCCGATGCCGCAGCTGTTCAAGCTCGCGGAGAAGGAGGGCATCCACGAGCACAACGGCATGAGCCGCGGCCAGCTCATCCTCGGCGTCGTCCGCAAGCAGATCGAGCGCGGCGACAAGGTCATCGGCTCCGGCACCCTCGAAGTGCTCCCCGACGGCTACGGCTTCCTCCGCAGCCAGGCCCACAACTACCTGGCCAGCCCGGAAGACATCTACGTGTCGCCGTCGCAGATCCGCCGCATGAGCCTGCGGACCGGCCTGGTGGTCGAGGGGCCGATCCGGCTGCCGATCGAGAACCAGGACAACTTCGCGATCATGCAGATCGAGGTGGTGAACGGCCGGCCGTCGGACGAGGCCACGTCGGTCACCAACTTCGAGGACCTGACGCCGCTCCACCCGAACGCCCGACTGCACCTCGAAGGCGCCCCGGACGACCTGAGCATGCGGATCGTCGACATCGTCACGCCGATCGGCAAGGGCCAGCGCGGGCTCATCGTCGCCCCGCCGCGGACCGGCAAGACGGTGCTGCTGTCGAAGATGGCCAACGCCATCATGAAGAACCACCCCGAGGCCTACGTCTTCGTGCTGCTCGTGGACGAGCGGCCCGAGGAGGTGACGGAAATGCAGCGGCTGGTGCAGGGCACCAACGCGGAGGTGGTGGCGAGCACGTTCGACGAGCCGCCGGAGGAGCACATCCACGTCAGCGAGATCGTGCTCGAGAAGGCCAAGCGGATGGTCGAGCTGAAGCGCGACGTGGTGATCCTGCTGGACAGCATCACCCGGCTGGCGCGGGCGCACAACACCGAGGCGCCGGGCGGCGGCAAGCTGCTGTCGGGCGGGTTGGACTCGAACGCCATGCAGAAGCCGAAGCGGTTCTTCGGCGCCGCCCGCAACGTCGAGGAGGGCGGCAGCCTGACGATCCTCGCCACGGCGCTGGTGGACACCGGCAGCCGGATGGACGAGGTGATCTTCGAGGAGTTCAAGGGCACCGGCAACAGCGAGCTGCACCTGGACCGCCGCCTGGTGGAGAAGCGCGTCTACCCGGCGATCGACGTGAACCGCAGCGGTACCCGCAAGGAAGAGCTGCTGATGCACCCGGAGGAGCACGACCGCGTCCGCATCCTGCGGCGGGTGCTGGCCGACATGCACCCGGTGGAGGCGATGGAGCTGATCGTGAACCGGGCGAAGAAGAGCAAGAGCAACGCCGAGTTCCTGCTGTCGATGAACCTCGGCTGA
- a CDS encoding BBP7 family outer membrane beta-barrel protein gives MTIRSAAAAALWAALPAVALAQQPPAQYSQVQGNRAGSPTPPPVLTVERTPAPGVTPASAVVRTDPPQAPRILPGLPPPDAQPAPAPQPLPAPKAAPKVVPAAAPVEVPAKPAPVVVETPPLPTITVRVEDCPAPCGPDECAWGRFEWLYWAGSGQGTPPLVTVSPPGTPRAAAGVLGQPTTITQFGGNRRNNDFRDGFRFTGGWWSNGDRTRGVEADFFFLSRSREAAAASSDGSVVLARPYFDAAAAAPAAELVSYPGEVAGSVAAEATSRVIGGGISRLHNLCCDPCGRVDLLLGVRYLHVGDTVSATENVTATGDGARVPAGTAYSVNDRFATSNDFYGGVIGLTGERRKGAFFYGGRASVALGGVVQTTTIDGSTVIGGVAQSGGLLARPANIGTYRTTAFAVVPEFGARVGFQVTGAARVYGAYNFIYLSSVARAGDQIDPAASAFPDRTTDFWLQGVSAGLELRF, from the coding sequence ATGACCATCCGTTCGGCGGCCGCGGCCGCCCTGTGGGCGGCGCTGCCGGCGGTGGCGCTCGCTCAGCAACCGCCCGCCCAGTACAGCCAGGTACAGGGGAACCGCGCCGGGTCGCCGACCCCGCCGCCTGTCCTCACCGTCGAGCGGACGCCCGCCCCCGGCGTGACCCCGGCGTCGGCCGTGGTCCGCACCGATCCGCCGCAGGCGCCGCGAATCCTGCCGGGGCTCCCGCCGCCCGACGCACAACCGGCGCCGGCCCCGCAGCCGCTGCCGGCCCCGAAGGCGGCGCCGAAGGTGGTGCCCGCCGCGGCCCCGGTGGAGGTGCCGGCCAAGCCGGCGCCCGTCGTGGTCGAGACGCCGCCGCTCCCCACGATCACGGTGCGCGTCGAGGACTGTCCCGCGCCGTGCGGGCCGGACGAGTGCGCCTGGGGCCGGTTCGAGTGGCTGTACTGGGCCGGCTCCGGGCAGGGGACGCCGCCGCTCGTCACCGTGTCGCCGCCGGGCACGCCCCGAGCCGCCGCCGGCGTCCTCGGCCAGCCGACCACGATCACGCAGTTCGGCGGCAACCGCCGCAACAACGACTTCCGCGACGGCTTCCGCTTCACCGGCGGCTGGTGGAGCAACGGCGACCGCACCCGCGGCGTCGAGGCCGACTTCTTCTTCCTGTCGCGCAGCCGCGAGGCCGCCGCCGCGTCGTCCGACGGCTCCGTCGTGTTGGCCCGCCCGTACTTCGACGCCGCCGCCGCCGCCCCGGCCGCTGAGCTGGTGTCGTACCCCGGCGAGGTCGCCGGCTCGGTGGCGGCCGAGGCCACCAGCCGCGTCATCGGCGGCGGCATCAGCCGGCTGCACAACCTGTGCTGCGACCCGTGCGGCCGGGTGGACCTGCTGCTCGGCGTCCGCTACCTGCACGTCGGTGACACGGTGAGCGCGACCGAGAACGTGACCGCCACCGGCGACGGCGCCCGGGTGCCGGCGGGGACGGCGTACTCGGTCAACGACCGGTTCGCCACGTCGAACGACTTCTACGGCGGCGTGATCGGCCTCACCGGCGAGCGGCGGAAGGGGGCGTTCTTCTACGGCGGCCGGGCGTCGGTGGCGCTCGGCGGCGTGGTGCAGACCACGACCATCGACGGCAGCACGGTAATCGGCGGCGTGGCGCAGTCGGGCGGCCTGCTGGCGCGGCCGGCGAACATCGGCACGTACCGCACGACGGCGTTCGCGGTGGTCCCCGAGTTCGGCGCGCGGGTCGGCTTCCAGGTGACGGGCGCGGCGCGGGTGTACGGCGCGTACAACTTCATCTACCTGAGCAGCGTCGCCCGCGCCGGCGACCAGATCGACCCGGCCGCGTCCGCCTTCCCGGACCGCACCACCGACTTCTGGCTGCAAGGCGTCAGCGCGGGGCTGGAGCTGCGGTTCTGA
- a CDS encoding helix-turn-helix domain-containing protein: MPRDTTSTRAVYGRHEDRYLDLVRQFPLRPLRTDADLDAAVAVLDALTDRDELAPPEQDYLDVLTDLVEAYEDATVPMTPVGDAELLRALIEGKGATQAQVAAGAGLAVSTVSELLSGKRKLNRGQIGKLAHYFKVNPGVFAFPR; this comes from the coding sequence ATGCCGCGCGACACGACCTCGACGCGGGCGGTGTACGGCCGGCACGAGGACCGTTATCTGGACCTGGTCCGCCAGTTCCCGCTGCGCCCGCTCCGCACCGACGCCGACCTCGACGCGGCCGTCGCGGTGCTCGACGCGCTCACCGACCGCGACGAGCTGGCGCCGCCGGAGCAGGACTACCTCGACGTGCTCACCGACCTCGTGGAAGCCTACGAGGACGCGACCGTTCCCATGACGCCGGTCGGCGACGCGGAACTGCTCCGCGCCCTGATCGAGGGGAAGGGCGCGACCCAGGCCCAGGTCGCCGCCGGGGCGGGGCTGGCCGTCTCGACGGTGTCGGAGTTGTTGTCGGGCAAGCGGAAGTTGAATCGTGGACAGATCGGCAAACTTGCCCACTACTTCAAAGTGAACCCGGGCGTGTTCGCGTTCCCGCGGTAA
- the truD gene encoding tRNA pseudouridine(13) synthase TruD, whose translation MPHPATDPPLLTPDLPGCGGRIRATDDDFEVEEVPSYEPSGSGDHLYLWVEKRGMAPEYFARTIAQRLGARPGDVGTAGLKDRHAVTRQWVSVPAACEARVAQLDGDGIRVLKTGRHTNKLKPGHLRGNRFRILIRDADRGANVEGVLDRVRTLGLPNYYGPQRFGRGGSTVELGWKCLNGTAPRRLRPFLYRFALSAVQSLLFNDVLARRMTDGLYRTVLDGDALAKWPAGGLFVATDAAAEQVRFDARETVTAGPMFGKKTFPAAGLAAEREAAVLRAHNLGPAAFAGFGKLLMGTRRHNLVYLDDLTAAWEPDGLRLSFTLPAGSYATVLLREVMKARVDDADDEPTEEE comes from the coding sequence ATGCCGCACCCCGCGACGGACCCGCCGCTCCTCACCCCGGACCTGCCCGGGTGCGGCGGCCGCATCCGCGCCACCGACGACGACTTCGAGGTCGAGGAAGTCCCCTCCTACGAGCCGTCCGGTAGCGGCGACCACCTCTACCTGTGGGTCGAAAAGCGCGGCATGGCGCCGGAATACTTCGCCCGCACGATCGCGCAGCGGCTCGGGGCGCGGCCCGGCGACGTGGGCACCGCGGGGCTGAAAGACCGGCACGCCGTCACCCGGCAGTGGGTGTCCGTTCCGGCGGCGTGCGAGGCGCGCGTCGCGCAGCTCGACGGCGACGGCATCCGCGTCCTGAAGACCGGCCGGCACACGAACAAGCTCAAGCCCGGCCACCTCCGCGGCAACCGCTTCCGCATCCTGATCCGCGACGCCGACCGCGGCGCGAACGTCGAGGGGGTGCTGGACCGCGTCCGCACGCTGGGGCTGCCGAACTACTACGGCCCGCAGCGCTTCGGCCGCGGCGGCAGCACCGTCGAGCTCGGGTGGAAGTGCCTCAACGGCACTGCCCCGCGGCGGCTGCGGCCGTTCCTGTACCGCTTCGCCCTGTCCGCGGTGCAGTCGCTGCTGTTCAACGACGTGCTCGCCCGCCGCATGACGGACGGCCTGTACCGCACCGTCCTCGACGGCGACGCCCTGGCGAAGTGGCCGGCCGGCGGGCTATTCGTCGCCACCGACGCGGCCGCCGAGCAGGTGCGTTTTGACGCCCGCGAAACCGTGACCGCGGGGCCGATGTTCGGGAAGAAGACGTTCCCCGCGGCCGGCCTCGCCGCCGAGCGCGAGGCGGCCGTGCTGCGGGCGCACAACCTCGGCCCGGCGGCGTTCGCGGGGTTCGGTAAGCTCTTGATGGGCACGCGCCGCCACAACCTCGTCTACCTCGACGACCTGACCGCGGCGTGGGAGCCGGACGGGCTGCGGCTGTCGTTCACGCTCCCGGCCGGGAGCTACGCCACGGTGCTGCTCCGTGAGGTGATGAAGGCGCGTGTGGACGACGCCGACGACGAGCCGACCGAGGAGGAGTAA
- a CDS encoding phosphoesterase, which yields MPTDERVLVIPAAHLRAAGAFTGFRPADAAFGAALLSPAAFAFRPRSQVETDPSVLQLIPYVVLRCGDRVFHYRRGAAGTETRLAALRSVGVGGHISEADAAGGDDPYRTGMLRELTEEVAIGCGHAERPLGFIFDPTTPVGAVHLGVVHVFELDAPTARPREAALADAGFAPLADLAADRGGFETWSQLVLDELGRL from the coding sequence ATGCCCACCGACGAGCGCGTCCTGGTGATCCCCGCGGCGCACCTCCGCGCCGCGGGCGCGTTCACCGGCTTCCGCCCCGCCGACGCCGCCTTCGGCGCCGCGCTGCTGAGCCCCGCCGCGTTCGCGTTCCGCCCGCGCTCGCAGGTCGAAACCGACCCGTCGGTCCTGCAACTCATCCCGTACGTCGTCCTCCGCTGCGGCGACCGCGTGTTCCACTACCGCCGCGGCGCCGCCGGCACCGAGACGCGCCTGGCGGCGCTCCGCTCGGTCGGCGTCGGCGGGCACATTTCCGAGGCCGACGCCGCCGGCGGCGACGACCCCTACCGCACCGGGATGCTCCGCGAACTGACCGAGGAAGTGGCCATCGGCTGCGGCCACGCCGAGCGGCCGCTCGGGTTCATCTTCGACCCCACGACGCCGGTCGGGGCCGTCCACCTGGGCGTGGTCCACGTGTTCGAGCTGGACGCGCCCACCGCCCGGCCGCGCGAGGCGGCGCTGGCCGACGCCGGGTTCGCGCCGCTGGCGGACCTCGCGGCCGACCGCGGCGGCTTCGAGACGTGGTCGCAGCTGGTGCTGGACGAGCTGGGCCGGTTGTAA
- a CDS encoding class I SAM-dependent methyltransferase: MRKLFAALGLAAAAAALTSSVAAQGDKADAQPKIIVPYVPTHPKVVEAMLKTAAVKEGETVYDLGCGDGRIVIAAVKDFKAKKGLGIDFNPERLKDCEKSMADAKLTDDQKKAMTFKKGDVLQMKADDFKGVDVVTLYLLPSVNRELKPVLKAGLKKGARVVSHDFDMGDDWMPEKTMQVEADRQHTVYLWTIK; this comes from the coding sequence ATGAGGAAGCTGTTCGCCGCCCTCGGCCTCGCCGCCGCCGCCGCCGCGCTCACCAGCTCGGTCGCCGCCCAGGGCGACAAGGCCGACGCCCAGCCGAAGATCATCGTGCCGTACGTGCCGACGCACCCGAAGGTGGTGGAGGCGATGCTGAAGACGGCCGCGGTGAAGGAGGGCGAGACGGTGTACGACCTGGGCTGCGGCGACGGCCGGATCGTCATCGCCGCGGTGAAGGACTTCAAGGCGAAGAAGGGGCTCGGCATCGACTTCAACCCGGAGCGGCTGAAGGACTGCGAGAAGAGCATGGCCGACGCCAAGCTGACGGACGACCAGAAGAAGGCGATGACGTTCAAGAAGGGCGACGTGCTGCAGATGAAGGCCGACGACTTCAAGGGCGTGGACGTGGTGACGCTGTACCTGCTGCCGTCGGTCAACCGGGAGCTGAAGCCGGTGCTCAAGGCCGGGCTGAAGAAGGGCGCCCGGGTGGTCAGCCACGACTTCGACATGGGCGACGACTGGATGCCCGAGAAGACCATGCAGGTGGAGGCCGACCGGCAGCACACCGTGTACCTGTGGACGATCAAGTGA
- a CDS encoding phytoene desaturase family protein gives MPTEYDAIIIGAGHNGLTTAAYLARAGYKVLVLERRDILGGCCITEEIWPGYKVSTAAYVNSLLRPQIIRDLELKKYGFEMLPRSPSSFTPFPDGRYLMMGPDKDMTRREIAKFSTKDAEAYPKYEAMLEKVADFLEPLLEQTAPDPFSNRLGDLWSVAKTGFGFRGLGRDVATDAVEILTGAARPILDRWFESEQLKATIATDAVIGAFAPPSHPGTAYVLFHHVMGECNGVRGVWGYVKGGMGTISNSIAQAAQAKGATIRKNSEVGKILVKGGKAVGVALKDGTEFRAPRVISCADANVTFVKLMDASDLPAEFLARVKAIDYSSATVKINVALSEPPQFTALPGKGVGPQHHGTMHVCPDQDYIERAYDDAKYGRPARDPMLECTMATALDDTLAPPGKHILSMFVQYAPYHLKGTTWDQERDKFADRCFDVLNEYAPNFKASVIDRVVYAPPDMEKAWGITGGNIMQGAMSLSSMASFRPVAGYANYRTPVRGLYMCGAATHPGGGVMGACGLNAAREILKDG, from the coding sequence ATGCCGACCGAGTACGACGCGATCATCATCGGCGCCGGGCACAACGGCCTCACCACCGCCGCGTACCTCGCCCGCGCCGGCTACAAGGTGCTCGTCCTCGAGCGCCGCGACATCCTCGGCGGCTGCTGCATCACGGAAGAAATCTGGCCCGGGTACAAGGTGTCCACCGCGGCGTACGTCAACAGCCTGCTGCGGCCCCAGATCATCCGCGACCTGGAGCTGAAGAAGTACGGGTTCGAGATGCTGCCGCGCAGCCCGTCCTCGTTCACCCCGTTCCCCGACGGCCGCTACCTGATGATGGGGCCGGACAAGGACATGACCCGCCGCGAGATCGCCAAGTTCAGCACCAAGGACGCCGAGGCGTACCCCAAGTACGAGGCCATGCTGGAGAAGGTGGCCGACTTCCTCGAACCGCTCCTCGAACAGACGGCGCCCGACCCGTTCAGCAACCGCCTCGGCGACCTGTGGAGCGTCGCCAAGACCGGCTTCGGCTTCCGCGGCCTCGGCCGCGACGTGGCCACCGACGCCGTCGAAATCCTCACCGGCGCCGCCCGCCCGATCCTCGACCGCTGGTTCGAGTCGGAGCAGCTGAAGGCCACGATCGCCACCGACGCCGTCATCGGCGCCTTCGCGCCGCCGAGCCACCCGGGCACGGCGTACGTGCTGTTCCACCACGTCATGGGCGAGTGCAACGGCGTCCGCGGCGTGTGGGGCTACGTCAAGGGCGGCATGGGCACCATCTCCAACAGCATCGCGCAGGCGGCCCAGGCGAAGGGCGCGACGATCCGCAAGAACAGCGAGGTCGGCAAGATTCTGGTGAAGGGCGGCAAGGCGGTCGGCGTCGCCCTCAAGGACGGCACCGAGTTCCGCGCCCCGCGAGTCATCAGCTGCGCCGACGCCAACGTGACGTTCGTGAAGCTGATGGACGCCTCCGACCTGCCGGCCGAGTTCCTGGCGCGGGTGAAGGCGATCGACTACTCCTCGGCGACGGTGAAGATCAACGTGGCGCTGTCGGAGCCGCCGCAGTTCACGGCGCTGCCGGGGAAGGGCGTCGGCCCGCAGCACCACGGCACGATGCACGTGTGCCCCGACCAGGACTACATCGAGCGCGCCTACGACGACGCCAAGTACGGCCGCCCGGCCCGCGACCCGATGCTCGAGTGCACGATGGCGACGGCGCTCGACGACACGCTGGCCCCGCCGGGGAAGCACATCCTGAGCATGTTCGTGCAGTACGCCCCGTACCACCTCAAGGGCACGACGTGGGACCAGGAGCGGGACAAGTTCGCCGACCGCTGCTTCGACGTGCTGAACGAGTACGCGCCGAACTTCAAGGCGAGCGTGATCGACCGGGTGGTGTACGCGCCGCCGGACATGGAGAAGGCGTGGGGCATCACCGGCGGGAACATCATGCAGGGGGCGATGAGCCTGTCGAGCATGGCGAGCTTCCGGCCGGTGGCGGGGTACGCCAACTACCGGACGCCGGTGCGCGGGCTGTACATGTGCGGCGCGGCGACGCACCCCGGCGGTGGCGTCATGGGCGCGTGCGGGCTCAACGCGGCGCGCGAGATTCTGAAGGACGGCTGA
- a CDS encoding GNAT family N-acetyltransferase: protein MTAAQLTPADAPAAARTLAAAFAGYPLLRAVAPHNSPAVEAFCGMLVRYTAALGTAFATADGAAVACWLPPDHPTLTARGLLRAGVLPLAWHLGPAGGVRLLRLDRQFDRARRSHVPGPHWYLLLLGVAPHARRQGLARAAVGPGLAAADRAGLPCYLETQDAANVPAYERLGFALVGRRRVAGGLGSWEMRRAAGHDG from the coding sequence GTGACGGCCGCGCAGCTGACCCCGGCCGACGCCCCCGCCGCCGCGCGCACGCTGGCGGCGGCGTTCGCCGGTTACCCCCTCCTGCGGGCGGTCGCGCCGCACAACTCCCCCGCGGTCGAAGCCTTCTGCGGGATGCTCGTCCGCTACACGGCCGCGCTCGGCACCGCCTTCGCCACGGCCGACGGCGCCGCGGTGGCGTGCTGGCTGCCGCCGGATCACCCGACGCTGACCGCGCGCGGCCTCCTTCGCGCCGGCGTGCTCCCGCTGGCATGGCACCTCGGGCCGGCCGGCGGCGTGCGGCTGCTGCGGCTCGACCGGCAGTTCGACCGGGCGCGGCGAAGTCACGTCCCGGGGCCGCACTGGTACCTGCTGTTGCTCGGCGTCGCCCCGCACGCCCGCCGGCAAGGCCTGGCCCGCGCCGCGGTCGGGCCGGGCCTCGCCGCCGCCGACCGCGCCGGCCTGCCGTGCTACCTGGAGACGCAGGACGCGGCGAACGTGCCGGCCTACGAGCGGCTGGGGTTCGCGCTCGTGGGCCGCCGCCGCGTCGCCGGCGGGCTGGGGAGCTGGGAGATGAGGCGGGCCGCCGGCCACGACGGGTGA
- a CDS encoding DUF1963 domain-containing protein has protein sequence MQADEIVATLEPWRARNRRPAWTPVVEAGDGPATASKFCGTPWTGPDAPWPDCGLCRRPLQPFLQLDLDDLPDELGRPFGTGLLQLFYCTREECQGAGGWAPFADDLSRVRVVHPGGGGPATPAPEAPAFPAKRIVGWTRLDDLPGPQDHDDNGLTYTYDFKAGTLRFECPEVGLDHTGPINACPAEQIATAAPGDKLGGWPYWVQGAEYPACPRCARRMALVFQLDSEGHVPFMFGDAGCGHVTQCPEHKDVVAFGWACG, from the coding sequence ATGCAGGCCGACGAGATCGTGGCGACGCTGGAGCCGTGGCGGGCGAGGAACCGGCGGCCGGCCTGGACGCCGGTCGTCGAGGCCGGCGACGGCCCGGCGACGGCCTCCAAATTCTGCGGCACGCCCTGGACCGGACCGGACGCCCCGTGGCCCGACTGCGGGCTGTGCCGCCGCCCGCTCCAGCCGTTCCTCCAGCTCGACCTGGACGACCTGCCCGACGAACTCGGCCGGCCGTTCGGCACCGGGCTGCTGCAACTCTTCTACTGCACGCGCGAGGAGTGCCAGGGGGCCGGCGGGTGGGCGCCGTTCGCCGACGACCTGAGCCGGGTCCGGGTCGTGCATCCGGGCGGCGGCGGCCCGGCGACGCCGGCGCCCGAAGCCCCCGCGTTCCCGGCGAAGCGGATCGTCGGCTGGACCCGGCTCGACGACCTGCCCGGCCCGCAGGACCACGACGACAACGGCCTGACGTACACCTACGACTTCAAGGCGGGCACGCTCCGGTTCGAGTGCCCCGAGGTGGGGCTCGACCACACCGGCCCGATCAACGCGTGCCCGGCGGAGCAGATCGCCACCGCCGCCCCCGGGGACAAGCTCGGCGGGTGGCCGTACTGGGTGCAGGGGGCGGAGTACCCGGCCTGCCCCCGGTGCGCGCGGCGGATGGCGCTCGTCTTCCAGCTCGACTCGGAGGGCCACGTGCCGTTCATGTTCGGGGACGCGGGGTGTGGGCACGTCACCCAGTGCCCCGAACACAAGGACGTCGTCGCCTTCGGCTGGGCCTGCGGCTGA
- a CDS encoding DUF1415 domain-containing protein, giving the protein MSDSDGPAVIAATRRWVATMVVGLNLCPFARRVTDAGRLRYAVTDAGDEEGLLAALGAELAGLVAAPREAVETTLLIHPRAFPAFADFNDFLHEADRLVRRLGLAGVVQVVGFHPGFQFAGAAPDAPENYTNRSPHPMLHLLREESITEVAGDADALAAIPGRNTATLRALGRAGILSLLGPAADEPPA; this is encoded by the coding sequence GTGAGCGATTCGGACGGGCCGGCCGTGATCGCCGCGACCCGGCGGTGGGTGGCCACGATGGTGGTCGGGCTGAACCTGTGCCCGTTCGCCCGCCGCGTGACCGACGCCGGGCGGCTCCGGTACGCGGTCACGGACGCCGGGGACGAGGAGGGGCTACTCGCGGCCCTCGGCGCGGAGCTGGCGGGGCTGGTGGCGGCCCCGCGGGAGGCGGTCGAGACGACGCTGCTGATCCACCCCCGCGCGTTCCCGGCCTTCGCGGACTTCAACGACTTCCTGCACGAGGCCGACCGGCTGGTCCGCCGCCTCGGGCTGGCCGGGGTCGTTCAGGTGGTCGGGTTCCACCCGGGCTTTCAGTTCGCCGGCGCGGCCCCCGACGCCCCCGAGAACTACACCAACCGGTCCCCGCACCCGATGCTCCACCTCCTCCGGGAGGAGAGCATCACCGAGGTGGCGGGCGACGCGGACGCGCTGGCCGCGATCCCCGGGCGGAACACCGCGACCCTCCGGGCCCTGGGCCGGGCGGGAATCCTGTCGCTCCTCGGGCCGGCCGCCGACGAGCCGCCGGCGTGA
- a CDS encoding protein adenylyltransferase SelO has translation MSALTAPTAGRGGAGWRFENTYARLPDALFTPAEPAVVREPRVSVLNHPLATDLGLDLRALDPAAAAAVFAGQCLPEGSRPIAQAYAGHQYGGFTTLGDGRAVLLGEHRTPDGRLVDVQLKGSGRTPYSRGGDGRAVLGPMLREYVVSEAMAALGIPTTRSLAVVTTGESVYRGAARKGSILTRVAASHIRVGTFEYAARRGEGVLRALADYAIARHDPGLVEAPDKYLAFLRAVADRQASLVARWQLVGFVHGVMNTDNVAVSGETIDYGPCAFMNAYDPATVFSSIDHGGRYAYGNQPHVAQWNLARFAETLLPLIAADPAEAVAAATGVLDEFPARFGGYWLAGMRQKLGLRGEEDGDADLIGRLLAWMRTTRADFTNTFRDLSSGVPPAGDRYQAAEFRAWAAEWHERLTRDGQPEAAAYERMRAVNPAVVPRNHRVEEALAAAEERDDLSALRRLLDALAAPYADRPELAEYRDPPADESGYRTFCGT, from the coding sequence ATGAGCGCATTGACGGCACCGACCGCGGGACGGGGCGGCGCGGGCTGGCGGTTCGAGAACACCTACGCGCGGCTCCCGGACGCCCTCTTTACTCCGGCCGAACCGGCCGTGGTACGGGAGCCGCGCGTCTCGGTCCTGAACCACCCACTGGCGACCGACCTCGGCCTCGACCTCCGGGCGCTGGACCCGGCGGCCGCCGCGGCCGTGTTCGCGGGGCAGTGCCTCCCGGAGGGGAGCCGGCCGATCGCGCAGGCCTACGCCGGGCACCAGTACGGCGGGTTCACCACCCTCGGGGACGGCCGGGCCGTCCTGCTGGGCGAGCACCGCACGCCCGACGGCCGGCTCGTCGACGTTCAGCTCAAGGGGTCGGGGCGAACGCCGTACTCCCGCGGCGGGGACGGCCGGGCGGTGCTCGGGCCGATGCTCCGCGAGTACGTCGTCAGCGAGGCGATGGCCGCCCTCGGCATCCCGACGACCCGGAGCCTGGCCGTCGTCACCACCGGGGAGTCCGTCTACCGCGGGGCGGCCAGGAAGGGGTCGATCCTCACCCGGGTGGCCGCCAGCCACATCCGGGTGGGCACGTTCGAGTACGCGGCCCGCCGGGGCGAGGGCGTGCTGCGGGCGCTGGCCGACTACGCAATCGCGCGGCACGATCCCGGGCTGGTCGAAGCCCCCGACAAGTACCTGGCGTTTCTCCGCGCGGTCGCGGACCGCCAGGCGTCGCTCGTCGCCCGGTGGCAACTCGTCGGGTTCGTCCACGGGGTGATGAACACGGACAACGTGGCCGTCTCGGGCGAGACGATCGACTACGGGCCGTGCGCCTTCATGAACGCCTACGACCCGGCCACGGTGTTCAGCTCGATCGACCACGGCGGCCGGTACGCCTACGGCAACCAGCCGCACGTCGCCCAGTGGAATCTCGCCCGGTTCGCCGAGACGCTCCTGCCGCTGATCGCCGCCGACCCGGCGGAGGCGGTCGCGGCCGCCACGGGCGTGCTCGACGAGTTCCCGGCCCGGTTCGGGGGGTACTGGCTCGCCGGGATGCGGCAGAAGCTCGGGCTGCGGGGGGAGGAGGACGGCGACGCGGACCTGATCGGCCGGTTGCTCGCGTGGATGCGGACCACCCGGGCGGACTTCACCAACACGTTCCGCGACCTGTCGTCGGGCGTGCCGCCGGCCGGCGACCGGTATCAGGCCGCCGAGTTCCGGGCGTGGGCCGCCGAGTGGCACGAGCGACTCACGCGGGACGGGCAGCCTGAGGCTGCGGCCTACGAGCGGATGCGGGCGGTCAACCCGGCGGTCGTCCCGCGGAACCACCGGGTCGAGGAAGCGCTGGCCGCCGCTGAGGAGCGCGACGACCTGTCCGCGCTCCGGCGGTTGCTGGACGCGCTGGCGGCGCCGTACGCGGACCGGCCCGAGCTGGCGGAGTACCGAGACCCGCCCGCCGACGAAAGCGGCTACCGGACGTTCTGCGGTACGTAA